TCTGGCTGGCGGAGTGCGCTTATGAGCCGGGCGTTGACGCGCTGTTGGCCGAGGTCGGCCTGCGTTACTTCATCGTGGATTCGCATAGCATCATGTTCGGGTCGCCGCGCCCGGCGCACGGCATCTTTGCGCCAGTGGTGACGCCGTCGGGCGTAGCCGCCTTCGCGCGCGATGTCGAAACCAGTGAACAGGTCTGGAGCTCGGTGGTCGGCTATCCAGGCCATCCCAACTACCGTGAGTTTTACAAGGATTTAGGCTACGAAGCCGACTACGAGTACATCAAGCCCTATCTGCATGCGGACGGCGTACGGCGTAACATCGGCGTCAAGTATTTTCGCGTGACGGGCAAGGTAGCCCTACACCACAAGCAGCCATACATCCCGGCGTGGGCGACTGAAACCGCCGCCGAACACGCCGGGCACTTTCTGGCGTCACGGCAGGCGCAGATGCGTCATCTGAGGACCGTGATCGGACGCGCGCCGCTGGTCGTCTCGCCCTATGACGCGGAGCTTTATGGCCACTGGTGGTACGAGGGACCGCAGTTCCTGGACTTTCTCATCCGCAAGATTCACTTCGATCAAGATGAGGTTGTTTTGGCGACGCCAAGCGACTACCTGATGATGTTTCCGCACAACCAGCCACAAATCCCGTCCGCCTCATCGTGGGGTGCGGAAGGGTACAACCGCGTCTGGCTCAACCGCGACACGCAGTGGATGTATCGTCACCAGCATCAGGCTGAATGTCGGATGGTGGAGCTGGCGCAGCGGTTTCCCGCAGCCGACGGTCTGCTGCGGCGCGCGCTCAACCAGGCCGCCCGTGAACTCTTGCTGGCGCAATCCAGCGACTGGGCCTTTATCATCACAAACAAGACGATGGTGCAGTACGCCGAAAAGCGCTTCCGCGATCACATTCACCGCTTTACACGACTCTACGAAATGGTGACAACGGGCAAGCTTGACGAGCCTTGGTTGGCGGAAGTGGAAAGCCGCGACACCATCTTCCCGGAGCTAGACTATCGGGTTTACAGCGCGTCATAAGCGCGTTATGAAGTCGCCTAGTGAGCGGCGCAACCGAGGCGGAGCACAGAGCGCGCCTTTTTCCGCGCCAAGGTTATGACGCTGACGCTTGTCGTTCGCCGCCAACACGCCGGCGAATGTAGTCAATGATTGAGTCCATTGTCGCGCCGGGCGTGAAGATTTCGTCCACGCCAAGTTCTTTGAGCTTTGGAATGTCTTCGTCAGGGATGATACCGCCGCCGAAGAGTGGAACATCATCAAGTCCTTGCTCGCGCATCAGCTCCAGAATACGCGGGAACAAGGTCATATGCGCACCGGAAAGAATGGAAACGCCAACGGCGTCCACGTCCTCTTGGACGGCGGCGGCCACGATTTGCTCCGGCGTCTGACGCAGGCCGGTGTAAATCACTTCCATCCCGGCGTCCCGCAGCGCGCGCGCAATTACCTTGGCGCCGCGATCGTGGCCGTCCAAACCGGGCTTAGCAATGAGAATGCGAAGGCGTCGTTCCGTCATAGTTGCGTTTTTGCGTTCATCCCGCTAGTCGTTACGGCAGCGTTGCGAGCAAAACCCGCCGGACGTTGCCGCCCATAATCAGGGCAATTTCATCTTCTGAAAACCCTTCATCAAGCAGAGCGTCGGTGATTTCTGCCAGATGCGCCGTGTCAAACGGCACGCTGACGGCGCCGTCATAATCCGAGCCAAGCGCGACGTGCGCCACGCCGGCGACATCGGCGGCGTAGCGGATGGCGCGCGCAATTGAACGGGCGTCCTGACCGCAGACGGCGGCGAAGAAGTACCCAACGCCGACAACGCCGCCGGTACGCGCCACGCCGCGCAACTGATCGTCTGTAATGTTGCGCAGGCCGCCGCACGTCCCGCGTACGCCGGTGTGCGAAATGACAACCGGTCGCGTCGCCATCGCCAGTACGTCGTCAATCACTGCTGGCGACGCATGTGCCAAATCCACGAGCATGCCTTTTTGCTCCATGCGGCGGATGAGTTCGCGTCCCATAGCAGTAAGGCCGCCCTTGACCAGTCCGTGTGCAGAGCCGCCGATCTCGTTGTCGAAAAAGTGCGTCGGGGCCATCATGCGGACGCCAGCTTCATATAGGCGGTCAAGGTTCGCCAAGTCGCCATCCAGCGCATGTGCGCCCTCCACGCCGAGAAACGCGCCGACCAGTTTTGGGTCGGACGCGCGCCGCGCCAGAAACCGTTCAAGGTCAGTCCGGCTGCGAATGACTACCAGCCGACCGCCGGAGCGCGCAGCGGCTTCTTCAAGCCGCCGGCACTGGTAAAGCGCCCGTTCGGTGAGGCTGTACCACGTGCGCGGCGGCCACAACTGGAGGAAGCTCAGAGCAGCGACAAGGTTGAACCGGTTGCCGTCGGTGCGGTCATTGTTCATGCCGCGCGGCGCTTTGGTCACAATCGTAAACGCCTGAAGCGCGACATTGCCTTCCTGCAAGCGGGGGAGGTCAACGTGGCCGCGCGTTCCCCGCGCCAGCAGGTCGCGGTTCCAGAGCAGCGTATCGGCATGCAAATCAGCCACCAACAGCCGTTCGTGCAATGCTTTAGCGCGCGACGATGGCGGCTTGCGCGTCGTCGCCACGACGCCGTTCATTTCACGTTCAGCAATTTCAGGCAACCAGATAAACGCAGCCGCGACCAGTAGGAACAAGCCAGCAGCAACCACAACCAATCGGCGCCGCCACACACGACGCCGAGCAGGACGCATGAGAGGCTGAAGGGTCGCCACGGGGTCGGTACTTGTCGAAGCCAGGCTCATCGCGCCACCAATCGCAAACCGGGCTTGCGCTGCGTCGCCGCTAGGCGGCGCGCGTACACATCCAACACCACGCGCGCCAATTTCTCCGGCGCGTGACGGACGACTTCCGTCTCTTCAACCAGATCGGCTGTAACGACCGGAATGCGATGGCGGTCGAAAACAAGAAACTTGTCCGTAGCAATCCGCGCCGTCGGCGGGGGAACGCGCAAGCGGCGAATAGCCGAGCGGCCTGTGAGTGGACGCGAACCTTCGAGCCGGTAACGCGCCCGGGCCGCCTTGGAAATCGCCCCGTGATTGATGATGACGGCGTCCAGCGTTGCAGGCGCAAGCGCGTCCAAGAGGGTGGCGACATGATCAGCGATTGAAAAGTCGGTTGTTTCACCGGGCTGCGTCATGAGATTGCACACATAGACCTTCAGCGCGTCCGAAGCGGCAATGGCGTCTGTCACACCATTGACGAGCAAGTTTGGAATGACGCTCGTAAAGAGCGAGCCCGGTCCGAGTGTAATCAAGTTGGCTTCGGCAATTGCTGTCAGCGTTTCAGGAAGCGGTTTGCAGTCTGGTGGGTCAAGCGTCATGCTCTGGATGCGTCCACCGGCAGCGCTGATTTTAGATTCACCACGTACGATAAAGCCGTCATCAAGTTCAGCGACAAGGGTGACGTCGGCCGTCGTTGCAGGAAGGATTTTGCCTTTGATGGCAAGGACCTCGCTGCAAAGCCGGATAGCTTCGACAAAGTCGCCCGTAATCCCAGTCAACGCCGCCAAAAACAGATTGCCGAAGCTGTGGCCGCGCACCCCGCCTTGCCCCGGAAAGCGGTACTGGAACAACCGCGCGAAGAGACGTTCGTCTTCCGAAAGCGCTACTAGACAGTTGCGAATATCGCCCGGCGGGAGCATCTGAAACTCCTCGCGGAGACGACCGGAACTACCACCATCGTCCGTCACCGTGACGACGGCAGTCAAACTCTCGATACACTGCCCCGGCGACCGTGGCCCATCGTCCACAACATGCCGCTTGAGGCCGCGCAAAAGGGTCGCTAAGCCGGTTCCGCCGCCAATCGCAACACACCTAATTGGTGATGAAGTCGGACGTTGTACAGAAGAAGCCGAACTGGAAGCCATACGCGCCGTAAAGATTTTAGACAAGACGCCCGCCAAGTTCCCTATGGCGGAAACAAAGCCGCCTATCTACCTACGCAGGGGACTTGGCGGCGTCAGTTTTATAATGCAGGCGAATGAAGTTTTTGTTCGCAAATCTTTAGGAAGGTGCGAGCGCGAGCGGCGATCTCGCTTTCCAGTTCAAAATCGCTAAGCAAGAGCTGGAGGATGTCACGCGCCCGGTCATAATCAGTTTGCTTGAAGGATTCCATCGCCGTTGTGTAGAGGTTTAAAGCCTCCCGCTCCCGGTTGCGTCGTAGGGCAGGGGAAATGGTCGTGGCGGGCGCAGCAGGAGTCGCCGCTAGCTTGCTTTTGCTCTTCTTAGCTGCGCCGCGTGCTGCGTCCAGCGCTTCAGTTGAGGGCGCTTCAACTGCCCCTAGCTTGCTTGTCGCGTTTGAAGTCGCTGGTTTGGCGTCCTTCGTTTCCGTAGGGACGGCGCTCGAAGCGTCAGAAGCGCCGGTCTTGCACTTTTTGGTCGCATGCTTTTCATCAGTCGCCGCACGTACAGCCTTACGGGCGGCTGTCGCCGGTTGACTACCCGCCAACGCCTTCAAAGCAACTTCTTGGTTGGCTTTGACCTCCGCCTCGACGGCTTTGCGCGCCGTCCGCTTGTTGGCAGTATTATCCGTCGGCGGCACCGAAGTTTGAGTGGAAGTGGCTTTCGAACGTGACCTTGAACGGCCGGTGGTTGTGGGTAGGTCGGCCGGGGCGGCCTCTCCAGCAAGCGCGGGGGGTGTCGGCGTAGACGGCTCAACAGCGGAAGTAGCAGACCGAGACGACGTGGAAGGGTGACCTTTGGCCCGCGCGCGCGCAACCGGCGTTCGGGGGGAGGAAGTCGGCGATGGGCGCTGCGTCAAAGGCTGAGGGTCGGATGCGGGCTTGCGCGATGATTTAGAACCAGAGACGGACAAGGCCATTCGCAAAACCTCCCACAGACGAACTTAAGATTGTCAAAAATAAAACTTTCGTATGCCAAATTTTTATCCGGCAATTGTAGCTTGAGTAAAGATTTTTTGTCAAGAAACAACCTCTCAATAGAGGCGCTACAGCATTGGCGACAACAGTCGCGCCGCCCCGTCGCGTAGGCGAACCGGCAACGGCCGTGCTCGGAGTTGTTCCGCCGTCACCGGCGACGCCTCCCGGCGCGCGTCCTGAAATAGCGCCTCCATCCGCTGCGCCAGCGCCTCGTCGTACACCTCCAAGTTAAACTCAAAGTTGAGTCGCAAGCTGCGGGGGTCCCAGTTCGCCGAACCGAGGCAAACCCAGCGGCCATCTACAACCATTAGCTTGCTGTGGTCGAATGGGCCAGGTCGCTCCCAAATGCGCGCCCCATGCTCTAAGACCTGCCAGTAGTGCGCGCGCCCGGCCCACTGCACCAGCGGATGGTTGTTTTCCACCGGTGTCAGGATGTCCACCTCGACGCCGCGCAGCGCCGCCGCACTAAGCGCCGCCAGCAACGATTGATCCGGGACAAAGTAGGGCGTCCAGACGCCGACACGCCGCCGCGCCGCGTTCAGCGCCCCTAGGAAGACCCACCGCAGGCGTTCCAGCATTTCATCCGGCCCGGCTTCGATGCCCCGCGCCAGCGCGTTTCCAACCGGCTCCAGCGGCTGTGCGCCCCAAAACGCCGCGTCGAGCCGTTCGTTGACGGTGAAGTACCAGTCGTCGGTAAACGTCTCCACCATGTGCCGGACGACGGGACCTTCCACCCGAAAGTGCAGCTCCCGGAACGCCGCCGCCGGTTGGTCGGGCCGCCAGTACGGTCGGTGAATGTTCATGCCGCCGGTGAACCCAAGGCGACCGTCAACAATCAGCAACTTGCGGTGGTTGCGGAGATTGGCGGCGTGCAGCCGCGCTGGAAGGATGGGCGGGTTGAACGACGCCACCGGTAGGCCTGCCGCCTTCAGAAACTTGAACGCCGAGCCGCGCACCAGCCGCACGTACACATCGTCAATGAGAATGCGCACCGCCACGCCGCGTCGCTGCGCCGCCAGCAGCGCCTCCACAAACCGGTCGCCGATCCCTTCGCGGTCGAAAATGTAGGTCGCCAGCGCAATGCTCCGTTCCGCCTGCGCGATGGCGTCCAACATCGCCGGGTAGGCTTGCTCGCCGTTGAGGAGCGGTTCGATGCGATTACCGGCCAGCAGCGGCTGGCCGGTCACTTGTCGGACTAAACGCGCTAGGCCGCCAAGGTCATCGTCGGCGAGCGCATCGGTTTGGTCCTGGTCGGTGACGCGGGGAAGAGACGGCGCAGCGGGACGCAGGCGTTGCGCGCGCCGCTGAAGGCGGTTGATCCCGATGAGCAGGTAGAGGAGCGCGCCGACGACCGGCAAAAACCAGACGACCAACAGCCACAGCAGCGCCGAACGCGCTTCACGCTTGTAAAGCAGCGCGTGAGCAGAAACGACCACTCCTAGGGCGGTCGTCAGGATCAGCGCCGCCCATTCAAACCAAACTGCGTCCATGGCCGCTGAAGCCGCCGCTTGAGAAAGGCATGCGGCCGCCGAAACCTCGCCGCGCCGGTTTTAGAGTGATTGGCGCACGAGCTGCTCGCCGAAGTCGAGCAACGCCGTCATTTTCTCGACCGAAGTCGCCTCGCTGTAGACGCGCACCAGTGGCTCAGTGCCCGACGCACGAAACAGTAACCAACTTTCGTCCTCAAACATCAGCTTCACGCCGTCGAGCGTTCCCACCTCGCGCACCGCATAGCCGGCGACGGACGGCGGCGGATCGGTTCGCAGCCGCTCAATGAACGCTAGGCCCTGTTCAATGTGGTCCAGCGCCAGATCGCGCCGGTCGTAGGCGAAGTCGCCAAACTCGGCGGCGATGTCGGCGACCAGTTCCGACGGCTTCTTACCGAAAGCCAGCACTGCTTCCAAAAACAGCAGCCCGCTGAAAATACCGTCCCGTTCAGGAATGTGCAGTTTGCAGCCCAGACCGTTTGACTCCTCGCCGCCGCAGAGAATGTCATGCGTCCGCATCAACGCCGCAATGTGCTTGAAGCCGACCGGCGTTTCATACGTCGGCAGGCCATGCCGTTCGGCGATGCGCTTGACAACGACGCTCTGTGAGACCGTCCGTGCAATCCCGCCTGACAGTCCGCGCTTGCGGATGAGATACAACGCCAGAATCGCCAGCATCCGGTGCGTGTTGAGGTAGTTGCCTCGGTCGTCTACGGCGCCGATGCGGTCGGCGTCGCCGTCCGTGGCAAGGCCAAGGAATGCCCTGCGCCGAATGATCTCATCACACAGCGGCTGTAACTGGGGCATCATTGGCTCTGGGTGGATGCCGCCGAAGTACGGGTCGCGCTCGGCGCGCAGCGTCTCAACACGCAAGCGACCGCCCTGCAAAAGTTGCTCAATGTAGCGCCCGCCCGCGCCGTACATCGAATCCACCAGCACTTCACCGTCGAATGCGCGCAGGCGCTCAAGGTCGAGCAACTCGCCCATCCGCGCCAAGTATTTTTCCGACGGCGGGACATACCGCACCTGTCCGGCGCTGACGGCTTCACGCAGCGGACGCACACGCGGCGCGTTCGCATCCAGCCGCATCTCGACCTGCGCCGTGTATTCCGGCGGAGCTGACCCCCCGAACGGCAGTTTGATTTTGAAGCCTGAAAACTGCGGTGGATTGTGGCTAGCTGTGATGACGACGCCGCCGCGCGCCCGCTCAACATAGCAGTCGTACGACACCATCGGCGTCGGCACAAACTGGTCGTAGAGGCACACTTGAAAGCCGTTGCCAGCCATGACTTCTGCGACGCGCGCCGCAAAGTCTTCACCCAGAAAACGGCGGTCGTGGCCGATGTACACAACCGGCCGGGTGGCGTCACCGTCGGCGAGGAATTGTTCGGCGGTCGCCTGCGCGACACGGTCGAGGTTGACGAAAGTGAACTCACGGGCGATGCGTCCACGCCAACCGTCAGTACCAAACTTAATGGGCGTCATACATCGGTCGGTTCTCTCCCACACTGGAAGGGGCAACGCCGGCGGGGCGGGCTAACCGTCGCAGGCGGCGTCAAGATCGGCGAGTTCCTGCTCGAACAGAACGCGCGCTTCCGCCGACATCGTGAACGTGTGTTCGGCGGCCGGGAATTTGCCGTCGCGTACGTCACGGGCGTAGTCGCTCACGGCTCGCCGCAGCGTCTCGCCGACATTGGCGTAGGTTTTGACGAACTTCAGCGTCGCGCCGGCGCCCCAACCGACGGCGTCGTGGAAGACCAGAATCTGTCCATCACAGCCGGCGCCAGCGCCGATGCCGATGGTTGGGATCGTCAGACGTTCCGAGACGGCCTGCGCGACTTCACGCGGGACGCATTCCAGCACCACGGCGAAGCAGCCAGCTTCCTCCAGAGCCAGCGCGTCATTGACAATCGTCATGGCAGCGGCGTGGTCGCGCCCCTGAACGACGTTTTTCCCAAACACATACGCCGACTGCGGCGTGTAGCCCAAGTGACCCATAACAGGAACGCCGGCCGTAGTTAGGCGCTCAATCGTCTCCGCGCTGCGGTCGCCACCTTCCAGCTTAACCGCCTGCGCACCGCCTTCCTTGAGAAAACGCCCGGCGTTGCGCAACGCCTCAACGGGGTCGGTCTGGTAGGACAGAAACGGCATGTCGGCGACGACGAGCGCCCGTCGGACACTGCGCGCAACGGCTTTGACGTGATGGAGCATTTCCTCCATCGTGACGGGAATGGTCGTTTCATAGCCGAGCAAAACATTTCCTAGTGAATCGCCGACCAAGATGACATCCACGCCGGCCGCTTCACAGACTTCCGCCGTCGGACGGTCATAAGCGGTGAGCGCAACAATCCGCCGACCCTCAGCCTTCATTGTTCGGAGATCGCCCGGCGTAACACGGACTTGAGTCATGAGAGGTGGGTGATCCTTACCAAGGTTGGAATCAAAACCGCAGGGGTGTCAAAACGCGGGTTATGCCATACGCCGAATACATACGTCATGGCGAACTTCGATGCTGCGCGTAAAAGCCTGCCGGAGCACCGTAAACAAATGTTCCTCCCGCGACGTGAAGAAACATTCGGCGGCGCAGGTTACAGCATCGAGCGCGCCGTCGGCCCACGGGGGCTGGCGCTCAAGATCGTCGTAGTCCCAGATGATGTCCGTCGGCGGCATCATCTCAAACCCGAGCTGGATGGCATCGAGTTCGCTAAGCGCCTGCGGCGCATCGGTGTAGCGCAGCCGCCCCTTGTAGAAATCCAGCATGATGCGTGGATAGACGCTGCCCCAAGCGTCGTTTTCCAAGCGGTAGGCGACCGTTGAGAAGAAACAGTGAAAAAACGCCGGCGAGCCGATTTCATACCGCTTGATGTCCACCCAGAGAAAGACGCGCAGCATAAGGGGGCACCTTCAGGATTCATCCGGGTTGTCGGGCATCGGCGTGACATCCGACTCGGCGACCGGTATGCTGTACCGCCCTGTCAGCCAGTTGCCCAAGTCGCGCATCTGACAAGCCTCCGAGCAAAACGGCCGCGTCGGATTGCCCGCCCACGTCGTTTCAGCACCGCAAATCGGACAGCGAATGGACGGCATTTTGTTCGTCCTCCGTATGACCGGCTCAAATCAGGCGTCGGTACGGTGAGACCATCCGGGGCGTTCTGGACAGCCTGCGATTCGCTATGGAAATATGCCGTCTCGCCCTTGCACAAGCAAGGCGCGAGTATTCCACACAGAATAGGGTTGAAAACACGTTTTTTGGTCTCTATGTCGGAAGCAGTGCAGTCGGAAATTGCTCCAGAGCAGAAGACCTACAGCGCCGTTGAGAAAAACGGCGTCGTGATGGCCATTTGGGAGATGGTCGGCAACAAGCATCTCCGCACAATTGACCCCCGCAGCCGCGAGGGGAAGGCGTTGCTGGCGCACTATCAATCGCAGAAGGAAGCCGCCGCGCAGGAAACCTCGGCGGGCGCCACCGGCGCATAGCCGCCGCCAGGCCGCCGGCGCGCTTAGGGGTCAGTCCTGACGGCGCAGCGCTACTCAGCGTCGCTGCGAAGAACGAAATTGCGCGTCTTTTCACGCTCCAAGTTGGACAGCAGGTACTGTTTGTCCTTAACCAGGTCGGCGAAGTTCGTCACGGCCATCTCAAAGTTGTGGCCGTGTTTGATGGCGTCCTTCGGGCAGGCCTCGACACAGTAGCCGCAGAAGATACACCGCCCGTAGTCAATGTTATAGACGCGAGCGTAGCGCTGTTCCACGCCCGGACGTTCTTCGTAGGGACGCAAGTCTTCATCGGCTTCAATGTAGATCGCGTCCGCCGGGCAGGCCGCCGAACACAAGAAGCATGCCACGCAACGTTCCTTGCCGTTTTCGTCACGGGCAAGGTAGTGCTCGCCGCGAAAGCGTGGGTACAGCTCAACCGGTACATCGGGGTACTGGCGCGTTAGTTTGCGCTTCGGGATGTAGCTCAGCGTCACGGCCATGCCCTGCGCAATGGCGCGGACGGTTTTAGCGGCGTCGAGGATTTCAGCGAGAATCGAAGACATGTGGCGGCGCTCCTTATTAGGGCGTTGTGATGTCGCGCTGCGGCAACCATTGCCCAGAACATTTCGCCGTCTCAAGGCCGTTTGGCGGCCGCCGCTTAGCGCGAGCCGGACTTGTCAGTCACGAAAGGCGGCGCGCTCAATTTTTTTCCAGAAAGCCATGAAGCGTTTCGGCGGCGGGCCGGCGTACGGCACGAGCTTCGGTTTGGGAAACTGCTGAACCGTCAGTCCGTGTTCCTCCAGCCGACGCACAAATTCCCGATACCGGGGCGCGTATGTCTCCGTTACGGCGACCTGCGTCGCGCCGTGGGTTCGACAAAAATCCAGAATCTCCGCGACAACCTCGCCCCGGCGCAGTTCTTTGACCGGATTCGGAATGCGCTCGTAGAGGTCAACCAAACACTCGTAGATGAAAAACAACCGTTTGAACGTCAGGCGGTAGCGACTCATCAGCAGGGGTTCGTCAAAGACGAAAATGACCGGTGCGGAGGGGTACGCCTGCAACGCGGCGTCATACGGCGACAGCGAATCGCCGTGCAGCCAGACACAGACGGCGGAAGCAGCTTCGGCGGATTTCGACATGGGCGTGGGTTGTAAGGTGCAGGAGCGCTAGTCTTGGACAAGAATCCAGCCGCCGCCCAGAACGCGCTCGCCGTCGTAGAAGACGACCGCCTGACCGGGCGTAATGGCTTTCTGCGGCGCGTCGAAGACCACGCGCACGTCGCCGGTCGGCAGCGGGTATATTGTCGCCGGCGCTTCTTCATGACGGTAGCGGATGCGAGCGGCGCAACGCAGCGGAGCGGTCGGCGCTTCGCAGGCGATCCAGTTTAGGCGCGTCGCCGTTAGCGATTTGCCCGGTAGGTCTTCCTCCGAACCGACAATGACTCGCCCGCGCGCAGCGTCAATGCCAATGACGTAGAGCGGCCGGCCGTCGCCCGTTGTCACCCCAAGGCCGCGCCGCTGTCCAATGGTATAGCGGTGCGTGCCGGCGTGACGCCCCAGCACACGCCCATCCTTGGTGACGATTTCACCCGGCTGCGGCAGGTTGCGGCGCAGACCGAGTTGCACTAGCGGTCCGGCGACCGGCGACTGCGGTGGGCCGTCCACGGCACCACCCGCTTCGGCGACATACCGCTCAATAAAGCGGGCGTAATCGCCGTCGGGAATAAAACAAATTTCCTGACTTTCAGACTTTTCAGCCGTAGGCAGCCCGTGTCGGCGAGCGATTTCGCGGGTTTCAGCCTTGGACAGGTCGCCCAGCGGGAACATGGCGCAGGCGAGCTGCTCCTGCGTTAGTTCAAACAGGAAGTATGACTGATCCTTGCGCTGATCGCGTCCTTTGAGCAGTTCCCAGCGGCCGGTCGCCTCATTGAAGCGGATGCGCGCGTAGTGGCCAGTCGCCACCCTAGTTGCGCCGACATCGCGGGCCAGCGCCACTAGCGTATCAAACTTCATCCGGCTGTTGCAGGCGACGCACGGGCTGGGCGTGTTGCCGTTGAGGTAACTCACCACAAACGGGCGGACGACGCGCGCCTCAAAGTCATCTTCGAAGTTGAGGACGTAAAACGGAATGCCCAACAGGTCAGCGACGGCTCGCGCGTCGTAGAGATCATCGAGCGAGCAGCAGCGCGACGGAAGGGGATTGCCGTCGGCGTCCACATTGATGCGGCGCTGATTCCAAAGCTGCATCGAGAAGCCGATGATGTCCCGGCCCTGCTCCTTGAGCAGGGCGGCGACGGTGGAGCTGTCCACGCCACCCGACATCGCTACGGCAATGCGCTCAGTCATGGTTTCCATCCTGTGCTTGCTTCAAGTGCGCCGCCAGCGGAGGCCCCGCGCGTAGCGCTTCAACAACGGGATTATAGCGTGTGCGGCAGCGTCATCACCAAGTCGCCTCGGCGCTGTCGGCGCCGACCTTCCAGAGGAAGGTACACACTTGTGGAAACTCCGGTAGCCGTTCCGATAGGAAGTGCGCTAGCCTACGGCCTTTTGGGATATTCCAGCCCACAAAGCGGGACGCCATGAGGTGTTTTTCCGTGCAGGGTCGCGCCGACATTCGTAACGTCGCCATCATCGCCCACGTTGACCATGGCAAAACCACGCTCGTAGACGCGCTGCTACGCCAATCAGGGACGTTTCGCGTCAATGAGAAAGTCACTGAGCGCATCCTAGACAACCTTGATCTAGAGCGCGAGCGGGGCATCACCATCATGGCGAAAAACACGGCCGTGCGGTACGGCGATGTCAAAATCAACATCGTGGACACACCGGGCCACGCTGATTTTGGCGGTGAAGTGCAGCGCGTTTTGAAAATGGTGGACGGCGTTATCCTGCTGGTGGACGCCTCGGAAGGGCCGCTGCCACAGACGCGCTATGTGCTGTCGAAGGCGTTGGAACTCAACCTCAGAGCGATTGTCGTCATCAACAAGATTGACCGCCCG
Above is a genomic segment from Chloracidobacterium sp. containing:
- the cls gene encoding cardiolipin synthase; amino-acid sequence: MDAVWFEWAALILTTALGVVVSAHALLYKREARSALLWLLVVWFLPVVGALLYLLIGINRLQRRAQRLRPAAPSLPRVTDQDQTDALADDDLGGLARLVRQVTGQPLLAGNRIEPLLNGEQAYPAMLDAIAQAERSIALATYIFDREGIGDRFVEALLAAQRRGVAVRILIDDVYVRLVRGSAFKFLKAAGLPVASFNPPILPARLHAANLRNHRKLLIVDGRLGFTGGMNIHRPYWRPDQPAAAFRELHFRVEGPVVRHMVETFTDDWYFTVNERLDAAFWGAQPLEPVGNALARGIEAGPDEMLERLRWVFLGALNAARRRVGVWTPYFVPDQSLLAALSAAALRGVEVDILTPVENNHPLVQWAGRAHYWQVLEHGARIWERPGPFDHSKLMVVDGRWVCLGSANWDPRSLRLNFEFNLEVYDEALAQRMEALFQDARREASPVTAEQLRARPLPVRLRDGAARLLSPML
- a CDS encoding cobalamin B12-binding domain-containing protein → MTERRLRILIAKPGLDGHDRGAKVIARALRDAGMEVIYTGLRQTPEQIVAAAVQEDVDAVGVSILSGAHMTLFPRILELMREQGLDDVPLFGGGIIPDEDIPKLKELGVDEIFTPGATMDSIIDYIRRRVGGERQASAS
- a CDS encoding dipeptidase, yielding MVAAGLFLLVAAAFIWLPEIAEREMNGVVATTRKPPSSRAKALHERLLVADLHADTLLWNRDLLARGTRGHVDLPRLQEGNVALQAFTIVTKAPRGMNNDRTDGNRFNLVAALSFLQLWPPRTWYSLTERALYQCRRLEEAAARSGGRLVVIRSRTDLERFLARRASDPKLVGAFLGVEGAHALDGDLANLDRLYEAGVRMMAPTHFFDNEIGGSAHGLVKGGLTAMGRELIRRMEQKGMLVDLAHASPAVIDDVLAMATRPVVISHTGVRGTCGGLRNITDDQLRGVARTGGVVGVGYFFAAVCGQDARSIARAIRYAADVAGVAHVALGSDYDGAVSVPFDTAHLAEITDALLDEGFSEDEIALIMGGNVRRVLLATLP
- a CDS encoding DUF1957 domain-containing protein — protein: MTTGFLSLILHAHLPFVRHPEHPEFLEEDWLYEAISETYVPLLFVFENLHRAGVRVRLTMTLTPPLCEMLTDDLLRARYVRHVEKLVELTEKEIVRTKGTPFAPAAQAHYDHFHAVYDLYENVYRRDLVGAFRRLQEAGVLEIITCCATHGLLPLMRHEAARRAQIQVAVRNYEKHFGRRPKGIWLAECAYEPGVDALLAEVGLRYFIVDSHSIMFGSPRPAHGIFAPVVTPSGVAAFARDVETSEQVWSSVVGYPGHPNYREFYKDLGYEADYEYIKPYLHADGVRRNIGVKYFRVTGKVALHHKQPYIPAWATETAAEHAGHFLASRQAQMRHLRTVIGRAPLVVSPYDAELYGHWWYEGPQFLDFLIRKIHFDQDEVVLATPSDYLMMFPHNQPQIPSASSWGAEGYNRVWLNRDTQWMYRHQHQAECRMVELAQRFPAADGLLRRALNQAARELLLAQSSDWAFIITNKTMVQYAEKRFRDHIHRFTRLYEMVTTGKLDEPWLAEVESRDTIFPELDYRVYSAS
- a CDS encoding phosphoglucomutase/phosphomannomutase family protein, whose protein sequence is MTPIKFGTDGWRGRIAREFTFVNLDRVAQATAEQFLADGDATRPVVYIGHDRRFLGEDFAARVAEVMAGNGFQVCLYDQFVPTPMVSYDCYVERARGGVVITASHNPPQFSGFKIKLPFGGSAPPEYTAQVEMRLDANAPRVRPLREAVSAGQVRYVPPSEKYLARMGELLDLERLRAFDGEVLVDSMYGAGGRYIEQLLQGGRLRVETLRAERDPYFGGIHPEPMMPQLQPLCDEIIRRRAFLGLATDGDADRIGAVDDRGNYLNTHRMLAILALYLIRKRGLSGGIARTVSQSVVVKRIAERHGLPTYETPVGFKHIAALMRTHDILCGGEESNGLGCKLHIPERDGIFSGLLFLEAVLAFGKKPSELVADIAAEFGDFAYDRRDLALDHIEQGLAFIERLRTDPPPSVAGYAVREVGTLDGVKLMFEDESWLLFRASGTEPLVRVYSEATSVEKMTALLDFGEQLVRQSL
- the panB gene encoding 3-methyl-2-oxobutanoate hydroxymethyltransferase codes for the protein MTQVRVTPGDLRTMKAEGRRIVALTAYDRPTAEVCEAAGVDVILVGDSLGNVLLGYETTIPVTMEEMLHHVKAVARSVRRALVVADMPFLSYQTDPVEALRNAGRFLKEGGAQAVKLEGGDRSAETIERLTTAGVPVMGHLGYTPQSAYVFGKNVVQGRDHAAAMTIVNDALALEEAGCFAVVLECVPREVAQAVSERLTIPTIGIGAGAGCDGQILVFHDAVGWGAGATLKFVKTYANVGETLRRAVSDYARDVRDGKFPAAEHTFTMSAEARVLFEQELADLDAACDG
- a CDS encoding YvcK family protein, yielding MASSSASSVQRPTSSPIRCVAIGGGTGLATLLRGLKRHVVDDGPRSPGQCIESLTAVVTVTDDGGSSGRLREEFQMLPPGDIRNCLVALSEDERLFARLFQYRFPGQGGVRGHSFGNLFLAALTGITGDFVEAIRLCSEVLAIKGKILPATTADVTLVAELDDGFIVRGESKISAAGGRIQSMTLDPPDCKPLPETLTAIAEANLITLGPGSLFTSVIPNLLVNGVTDAIAASDALKVYVCNLMTQPGETTDFSIADHVATLLDALAPATLDAVIINHGAISKAARARYRLEGSRPLTGRSAIRRLRVPPPTARIATDKFLVFDRHRIPVVTADLVEETEVVRHAPEKLARVVLDVYARRLAATQRKPGLRLVAR